From Bacillus basilensis, a single genomic window includes:
- a CDS encoding ferritin, which translates to MLSKKLHDALNDQMNFEFYSAHAYMAMAAYCTAESYDGFANFFLVQAEEERFHAMKLYNYINDRGERAIVTGFDNPNNEYESVLNAFEVALEHEREVTKRIYHLSDIAWDEREHATITFLKWFVDEQVEEEASFDSIIQKLKRITSDSNALFMLDAELEKRTFTPPAE; encoded by the coding sequence ATGTTATCTAAAAAATTGCACGACGCACTAAACGATCAAATGAATTTTGAGTTTTACTCTGCCCACGCTTATATGGCAATGGCTGCTTACTGTACGGCAGAGAGCTATGATGGATTCGCTAACTTTTTCCTTGTACAAGCTGAAGAAGAACGTTTCCACGCAATGAAGCTTTATAACTACATTAATGACCGCGGTGAGCGCGCTATTGTTACTGGATTTGATAATCCTAACAACGAATACGAATCTGTATTAAATGCTTTTGAAGTTGCACTTGAGCACGAGCGTGAAGTAACGAAACGCATTTATCACTTATCTGATATCGCTTGGGATGAGCGTGAACATGCAACAATTACATTCTTAAAATGGTTCGTTGACGAGCAAGTTGAAGAAGAAGCTTCATTCGATAGCATCATCCAAAAATTAAAACGTATTACAAGCGATTCAAACGCACTATTTATGCTAGATGCTGAATTAGAGAAACGTACATTTACGCCTCCAGCTGAGTAG
- a CDS encoding NupC/NupG family nucleoside CNT transporter has translation MKFVMFLVGLLVVFVLGFLISADRKKIKYKPIAIMLVIQLALSYFLLNTQVGYILVKGISDGFGALLGYAEAGIVFVFGGLVNKGEVSFFLTALLPIVFFAVLIGILQHFKILPIFIRAIGTLLSKVNGLGKLESYNAVAAAIVGQAEVFITVKDQLSKIPKHRLYTLCASSMSTVSMSIVGSYMKMIEPKYVVTALVLNLFSGFIIIHIINPYDITEEEDTLKLENKKKQSFFEMLSEYIMLGFTIAITVAAMLLGFVALITAINSLFDSMFGITFQAILGYIFSPLAFVMGIPQAEMVTAGQIMATKLVSNEFVAMLDLGKVAGDLSARTVGILSVFLVSFANFSSIGIIAGATKGIDENQSNVVSSFGLRLVYGATLVSILSAIIVGVML, from the coding sequence ATGAAGTTTGTTATGTTTCTTGTAGGATTACTCGTTGTATTTGTACTCGGTTTTCTTATAAGTGCCGATCGAAAGAAGATTAAGTACAAACCAATCGCAATTATGCTTGTTATTCAGCTAGCGTTATCTTATTTCTTATTAAATACACAAGTTGGTTATATTTTAGTAAAAGGAATTTCAGATGGATTTGGCGCGCTTCTTGGATATGCGGAAGCTGGAATCGTTTTCGTATTTGGTGGCCTTGTTAATAAAGGAGAGGTTTCATTCTTCTTAACAGCATTATTACCAATCGTATTCTTTGCCGTTTTAATTGGAATTCTGCAACACTTTAAAATTTTACCGATATTTATTCGCGCTATTGGTACTTTGTTAAGTAAAGTAAATGGTCTAGGAAAATTAGAATCATATAATGCAGTAGCAGCTGCCATTGTTGGGCAAGCAGAAGTATTTATTACAGTAAAAGATCAATTAAGTAAAATCCCAAAACATCGTTTATATACATTATGTGCATCTTCCATGTCGACAGTATCAATGTCAATCGTCGGTTCTTACATGAAAATGATCGAACCAAAATATGTAGTAACAGCACTTGTATTAAATTTATTTAGTGGTTTCATTATTATTCATATTATTAACCCGTACGATATTACAGAAGAAGAAGATACACTGAAATTAGAAAATAAGAAAAAACAGTCATTCTTTGAAATGTTAAGTGAATATATTATGCTTGGTTTCACAATCGCGATTACAGTAGCAGCGATGTTACTTGGTTTCGTGGCATTAATTACAGCAATCAATAGCTTGTTTGATTCAATGTTCGGTATTACATTCCAAGCTATTTTAGGATATATTTTCTCACCATTAGCATTCGTAATGGGTATCCCACAAGCAGAGATGGTAACAGCGGGACAAATTATGGCAACAAAATTAGTATCAAACGAGTTTGTTGCAATGCTTGATCTTGGAAAAGTAGCTGGCGATTTATCAGCTCGTACAGTTGGTATCCTTTCTGTATTCCTTGTATCATTTGCGAACTTCTCATCAATTGGAATTATCGCAGGTGCAACGAAAGGTATCGATGAAAATCAATCAAATGTTGTATCATCATTCGGTCTACGCCTTGTGTACGGTGCGACATTAGTAAGTATTCTATCAGCGATTATCGTTGGTGTTATGCTATAA
- a CDS encoding sodium:alanine symporter family protein, protein MNILEQFISSTNTILWSYILIAMLIGLGLYFSIKLKFVQITHLGEMVRLMSDGLTGKTRKKGSVSSFQAFCMSSAARIGIGNLAGVALAISMGGPGAVFWMWVIAIIGASSSFVESTLAQIYKIKDGSGFRGGPAYYMEKGLNKRWMGIWFSILITISYGLIFNSVQANTVTLAFKNAFGIERYIVGIALAALVAVIIFGGVKSIARMSEMIVPPMALIYIAVAIFVVIKNFYLIPDVFTEIFKGAFGLDSAVGGGIGAAMKYGIQRGLFANEAGMGSAPNAAATADVTHPAKQGFIQTIGVLVDTFLVCTSTAFIVLCSGAYKATNLEGIELTQNALSSQIGPWASSFLAIIIFLFAFSSLLGNYYYGETNIEFIKQSKTWLTIYRIAVVGMVLFGSIATLQVVWNMADLFMGLMVITNLIAITLLGRFAYAALADYVRQKKQGKDPVFSADSIPGLTNTECWDKSAVTDKEKAV, encoded by the coding sequence ATGAATATTTTAGAGCAATTTATTTCATCAACGAATACAATTCTTTGGTCATATATTCTTATTGCAATGTTAATTGGTTTAGGTCTTTATTTTTCTATTAAATTGAAATTCGTACAAATTACTCATTTAGGGGAAATGGTCCGACTAATGAGTGATGGATTAACTGGAAAGACGCGTAAAAAAGGTAGTGTATCTTCTTTCCAAGCGTTCTGTATGAGTTCAGCAGCTCGTATTGGTATCGGTAATTTAGCTGGTGTAGCGTTAGCTATTTCTATGGGAGGACCTGGCGCAGTATTTTGGATGTGGGTTATTGCGATTATCGGAGCTTCTTCAAGTTTCGTAGAAAGTACGCTTGCACAAATTTATAAAATAAAAGATGGCAGTGGCTTCCGTGGTGGTCCTGCTTATTATATGGAAAAAGGGTTAAATAAACGTTGGATGGGAATTTGGTTCTCTATCCTTATTACAATTAGTTATGGTTTAATTTTTAACTCAGTACAAGCAAATACAGTTACATTAGCATTTAAAAATGCTTTTGGTATTGAGCGTTATATTGTTGGGATTGCATTAGCTGCATTAGTTGCGGTTATTATTTTTGGTGGTGTAAAAAGTATCGCACGTATGTCGGAAATGATTGTTCCGCCAATGGCACTTATTTATATTGCGGTAGCTATTTTTGTTGTCATTAAGAACTTCTATTTAATACCAGATGTGTTTACAGAAATCTTTAAAGGTGCATTCGGTTTAGATTCAGCTGTAGGTGGCGGGATCGGTGCTGCAATGAAATATGGTATTCAGCGTGGATTATTCGCGAACGAAGCAGGTATGGGTAGTGCGCCGAACGCGGCAGCAACAGCTGATGTAACGCATCCAGCGAAACAAGGTTTTATTCAAACGATTGGTGTTTTAGTAGATACATTCTTAGTATGTACATCAACAGCATTTATCGTACTATGTTCTGGTGCATATAAAGCAACGAATTTAGAAGGTATTGAATTAACGCAAAATGCATTAAGTTCACAAATTGGCCCATGGGCGAGCAGTTTCTTAGCGATTATTATTTTCTTATTTGCATTCAGCTCACTTTTAGGAAATTACTATTATGGTGAAACGAATATTGAATTCATTAAACAAAGTAAAACTTGGTTAACGATTTACCGTATTGCGGTAGTTGGAATGGTGTTATTCGGTTCTATTGCGACGCTTCAAGTCGTATGGAATATGGCAGATTTATTTATGGGTCTAATGGTAATTACAAACTTAATTGCGATTACACTTCTTGGGCGATTTGCATATGCTGCTTTGGCAGACTATGTAAGGCAAAAGAAACAAGGAAAAGATCCAGTCTTCAGTGCAGATTCTATTCCTGGTTTAACGAATACAGAGTGTTGGGATAAGTCAGCGGTAACAGATAAAGAAAAAGCAGTGTAA
- a CDS encoding MazG nucleotide pyrophosphohydrolase domain-containing protein: MDIVAFERWVEEFYEKRSWSQYNSFIRLNFLTEEVGEVSRVVRAIEIGRDRPDEDAKTEEELKQELKEELGDVLSNLIILSQKYDLDLQDIMDAHVTKLSKRFETSK; the protein is encoded by the coding sequence ATGGATATCGTCGCATTTGAAAGATGGGTTGAGGAATTTTATGAAAAACGAAGCTGGTCACAGTATAATTCCTTTATTCGCTTAAATTTCTTAACAGAGGAAGTTGGGGAAGTTTCACGCGTTGTTCGCGCTATTGAAATCGGTCGTGATCGTCCTGATGAAGACGCAAAAACAGAAGAAGAACTAAAACAAGAACTAAAAGAAGAACTTGGTGATGTACTATCTAATCTTATTATTCTTTCACAAAAATATGATTTGGATTTACAAGACATTATGGATGCACACGTCACAAAGCTTTCGAAAAGGTTTGAAACATCTAAATGA
- a CDS encoding NupC/NupG family nucleoside CNT transporter, giving the protein MKIVMFLVGLLVVFVLGFLISSDRKKIKYKPIALMLVIQLVLAYFLLNTKVGFVLVKGIADGFGAILKFAEAGVNFVFGGLANDGQAPFFLTVLLPIIFLAVLIGILQHIKVLPIIIRAVGFLLSKINGLGKLESYNAVAAAIVGQGEVFITVKDQLSKLPKNRLYTLCASSMSTVSMSIVGSYMKMIDPKYVVTALVLNLFSGFIIVHIINPYEVKEEDDILELQEDKKQTFFEMLGEYIMLGFSIAVTVAAMLIGFVALITAINGVFDSIFGITFQSILGYVFSPLAFVMGIPTSEMLAAGQIMATKLVTNEFVAMLDLGKVAGDLSTRTVGILSIFLVSFANFSSIGIIAGATKSIDGKQANVVSSFGLKLVYGATLVSILSAIIVGVML; this is encoded by the coding sequence ATGAAAATAGTAATGTTTCTAGTCGGTTTACTTGTAGTATTTGTACTAGGGTTCCTTATCAGTTCAGATCGTAAGAAAATTAAATATAAACCAATTGCACTTATGCTTGTCATTCAATTGGTGCTTGCGTATTTCTTACTAAATACAAAGGTCGGATTTGTATTAGTAAAAGGGATTGCAGATGGGTTTGGCGCTATTTTAAAATTTGCGGAAGCAGGGGTTAATTTCGTATTTGGTGGCCTAGCAAATGATGGACAAGCACCATTCTTCTTAACAGTATTATTACCAATTATTTTCTTAGCAGTACTAATTGGGATCTTACAACATATTAAAGTTTTACCGATTATCATTCGTGCAGTCGGTTTCCTATTAAGTAAAATTAACGGTTTAGGAAAACTAGAATCATATAATGCGGTAGCAGCTGCAATTGTTGGTCAAGGGGAAGTATTTATTACAGTAAAAGATCAACTAAGCAAATTACCGAAAAATCGTTTATACACACTTTGTGCATCTTCAATGTCAACAGTATCAATGTCAATCGTTGGTTCTTATATGAAAATGATTGATCCAAAATATGTAGTAACAGCACTTGTCTTAAACTTATTCAGTGGATTCATTATCGTTCATATCATTAATCCATATGAAGTAAAAGAAGAAGATGATATTTTAGAATTGCAAGAAGATAAGAAGCAAACATTCTTTGAAATGTTAGGCGAATATATTATGCTTGGTTTCTCTATCGCTGTAACAGTAGCGGCGATGCTAATCGGTTTCGTAGCATTAATTACAGCAATTAACGGTGTATTCGATTCAATTTTCGGAATCACCTTCCAAAGTATTTTAGGATATGTCTTCTCACCATTAGCATTCGTAATGGGTATTCCAACATCAGAGATGCTAGCAGCAGGACAAATTATGGCAACGAAATTAGTAACAAACGAATTTGTTGCGATGCTTGATTTAGGAAAAGTAGCTGGCGACTTATCAACTCGTACAGTAGGTATTTTATCAATTTTCCTTGTATCATTTGCGAACTTTTCATCTATCGGAATTATCGCAGGTGCAACGAAGAGTATCGATGGTAAACAAGCAAACGTTGTATCATCATTCGGACTAAAACTTGTATACGGTGCAACGTTAGTAAGTATATTATCAGCGATTATCGTTGGGGTTATGCTTTAA
- a CDS encoding cation:proton antiporter regulatory subunit — protein MNIRESELPGIGYKFQIVTKGNEKMVIVIHDDGRREMYHFDSDHEESISSISLRDSEARQIAAILGGMVYKPRALENVEMVFEGLAIEWFKVENAAPAIGKTIGDLEIRKNYSVTIIAVMKKNMKKLFNPGPETVIEEGDMLVVSGEREEIKKIINELLSNRGTD, from the coding sequence ATGAATATTAGAGAAAGTGAACTTCCGGGTATTGGTTACAAATTTCAAATCGTTACGAAAGGTAACGAAAAGATGGTAATTGTCATTCATGATGATGGGCGTAGAGAAATGTATCATTTTGATTCAGACCATGAAGAAAGTATCTCAAGTATTTCATTACGCGACTCAGAGGCAAGACAAATTGCAGCAATATTAGGTGGAATGGTGTATAAGCCTAGAGCATTAGAAAATGTTGAAATGGTCTTTGAAGGTTTAGCAATTGAGTGGTTTAAAGTAGAGAATGCAGCTCCAGCAATCGGAAAAACAATTGGTGATCTTGAAATAAGAAAAAACTATAGCGTAACGATCATTGCAGTTATGAAGAAGAATATGAAAAAGCTATTTAATCCAGGGCCAGAAACGGTAATTGAAGAAGGCGATATGCTTGTAGTTTCTGGTGAGAGAGAAGAAATTAAAAAAATTATTAATGAGTTACTTTCGAATAGGGGGACTGACTAG
- a CDS encoding sodium:alanine symporter family protein, with amino-acid sequence MDFLAKVIGDINNVLWSYVIIAMLIGLGLYFSFRVKFVQVRYFGEMIRLLGDGASSKTRKAQKEKSGVSSFQAFCMSTASRVGTGNLAGVAIAISAGGPGAVFWMWLIAVIGGASAFVESTLAQIYKVKDGNAFRGGPAYYMEKGLNKRWLGAIFSVLITVSFGLIFNAVQSNTVAAAFDGAFKTDSRLVGLVMAGLLAVIIFGGVKRIARAVEMIVPVMAIIYVAVALFVVVTNITAIPYVFKEIFLHAFGIKEVVGGGLGAAILLGVKRGLFSNEAGMGSAPNAAATANVTHPVKQGFIQTLGVFTDTLLICSCTAFIILLSDVHNAADLNGIQLTQQALSQHIGPWASVFVAVAIFLFAFSSLVGNYYYGETNIEFLNGSKVLLNAYRIAVLGMVMLGSVATIQIVWDLADLFMGIMAVINLVAIVFLSKYAFAALSDYIKQKKQGKDPVFYANSIPGLKNTECWEEQVADKEKAV; translated from the coding sequence ATGGATTTTTTAGCTAAGGTAATTGGGGATATAAATAATGTCCTTTGGTCATATGTCATTATTGCGATGTTAATTGGGTTAGGGCTCTACTTTTCATTTCGTGTGAAATTTGTCCAAGTTCGTTACTTCGGTGAAATGATTCGTTTGCTTGGGGATGGGGCAAGCTCGAAAACGAGGAAAGCGCAAAAAGAGAAGAGCGGCGTATCATCATTCCAAGCATTTTGTATGAGTACAGCTTCTCGTGTAGGTACTGGTAACTTAGCTGGTGTAGCTATCGCAATTTCAGCAGGTGGACCAGGAGCGGTATTTTGGATGTGGTTAATTGCGGTAATTGGGGGTGCTTCTGCATTTGTAGAGAGCACATTAGCGCAAATTTATAAAGTGAAAGATGGGAATGCGTTCCGTGGTGGTCCAGCGTATTATATGGAAAAGGGATTAAATAAACGCTGGCTTGGAGCTATTTTCTCTGTATTAATAACAGTAAGTTTCGGATTAATTTTTAACGCTGTACAATCTAATACTGTAGCAGCTGCTTTTGATGGGGCATTCAAAACAGATAGTAGATTAGTAGGTCTTGTAATGGCTGGTTTACTTGCAGTTATTATTTTCGGCGGAGTAAAACGAATTGCTCGCGCGGTTGAAATGATTGTTCCAGTAATGGCGATTATTTATGTAGCAGTGGCATTATTCGTTGTTGTAACAAACATTACGGCAATTCCGTATGTATTTAAAGAAATTTTCTTACATGCTTTCGGAATTAAAGAAGTAGTAGGCGGAGGATTAGGAGCTGCGATTTTATTAGGGGTAAAACGTGGATTATTCTCAAATGAAGCAGGTATGGGTAGTGCGCCGAACGCAGCTGCGACTGCAAACGTAACGCACCCAGTTAAACAAGGTTTCATTCAAACTTTAGGGGTATTTACAGATACATTATTAATTTGTAGTTGTACAGCATTTATTATTCTTTTATCAGATGTGCATAATGCAGCTGATCTAAATGGTATTCAATTAACGCAACAAGCGTTAAGTCAGCATATCGGCCCATGGGCTTCTGTATTTGTAGCGGTGGCAATCTTCTTATTTGCATTCAGTTCATTAGTAGGTAACTACTACTATGGTGAAACAAATATTGAGTTCTTAAATGGAAGTAAAGTGCTATTAAATGCATACCGCATTGCTGTACTTGGTATGGTTATGTTAGGGTCTGTAGCAACAATTCAAATCGTTTGGGATTTAGCAGATCTATTTATGGGGATTATGGCTGTTATTAACTTAGTGGCGATCGTATTCCTTTCTAAGTACGCTTTTGCAGCGTTATCAGATTATATTAAGCAGAAGAAACAAGGAAAAGATCCGGTCTTCTACGCAAATTCTATTCCAGGCCTGAAAAATACAGAGTGCTGGGAAGAGCAAGTAGCAGATAAAGAAAAAGCGGTATAA
- a CDS encoding Dps family protein, with the protein MNKQVIEVLNKQVADWSVLFTKLHNFHWYVKGPQFFTLHEKFEELYTESATHIDEIAERILAIGGKPVATMKEYLEISSIQEAAYGETAEGMVEAIMKDYQMMLVELKKGMEIAQDSDDEMTSDLLLGIYTELEKHAWMLRAFLNQ; encoded by the coding sequence ATGAACAAACAAGTAATCGAAGTATTAAACAAACAAGTAGCAGACTGGAGCGTTTTATTCACAAAACTACATAACTTCCATTGGTACGTAAAAGGACCTCAATTCTTCACATTACACGAGAAATTCGAAGAACTTTACACAGAATCAGCTACTCACATCGACGAAATTGCAGAACGTATTTTAGCAATTGGTGGTAAACCAGTAGCAACAATGAAAGAATACCTAGAAATATCTTCTATTCAAGAAGCAGCTTACGGAGAAACTGCAGAAGGGATGGTCGAAGCAATCATGAAAGACTACCAAATGATGCTAGTCGAACTGAAAAAAGGCATGGAAATCGCTCAAGACTCTGACGACGAAATGACATCTGACCTACTATTAGGCATCTACACAGAACTAGAAAAACACGCTTGGATGCTACGTGCGTTCTTGAATCAATAA
- a CDS encoding sodium:alanine symporter family protein — protein MVDIFSRFLEVTNNILWSYILIAMLIGFGLYFSFKLKFVQITHFGEMVGLISKGFNRKEKKKDSISPFQAFCLSAAARIGIGNLAGVALAISMGGPGAIFWMWFIAILGAATSFVECTLAQIYKVKDGSRFRGGPAYYMEKGLNKRWMGVWFSLLITVAYGLIFNSVQANTVTIAFENAFGLERTIVGALLALLVAVIIFGGIKSISRITEMIVPPMAIIYIGVAIFVVINNFTMLPSIFTEIFNSAFGLDQAVAGGIGAAIKFGIQRGLFATEAGMGSSPNAAATSDVSHPVKQGLVQALGVFVDTFLVCTSTAFIVLCSGLYKGSNLEGIELTQQALSSQIGPWASTFLAIIIFLFAFSSLLGNYYYGETNIAFIKESKTWLMIYRVAVVGMVFFGSIAALKTVWSLADLFMGLMVFTNLIAISFLSKFAYAALVDYIKQKKQGKDPVFIASSIPGLQNTECWDGQDVEEKQKAV, from the coding sequence ATGGTTGATATCTTTAGCAGATTCCTTGAGGTAACGAATAATATTTTATGGTCATATATTCTTATTGCAATGCTAATCGGCTTCGGTCTTTATTTCTCTTTTAAATTGAAGTTTGTCCAAATTACTCATTTTGGTGAGATGGTCGGTTTAATTAGTAAAGGGTTTAATCGAAAAGAAAAAAAGAAAGATAGCATCTCTCCATTCCAAGCATTTTGCCTAAGTGCAGCAGCACGTATCGGTATCGGGAACTTAGCTGGTGTAGCACTAGCCATTTCAATGGGTGGACCTGGCGCAATATTTTGGATGTGGTTTATCGCTATCCTTGGAGCAGCTACTAGTTTCGTAGAATGTACGCTCGCGCAAATTTATAAAGTAAAAGATGGAAGCAGATTCCGTGGTGGTCCAGCATATTACATGGAAAAAGGATTAAATAAACGCTGGATGGGTGTTTGGTTTTCACTTCTTATTACAGTTGCGTACGGATTAATTTTCAATTCTGTACAAGCAAACACAGTAACAATAGCATTTGAAAATGCTTTTGGACTAGAGCGAACGATCGTAGGGGCTCTATTGGCTTTATTAGTTGCAGTTATTATTTTCGGTGGCATCAAGAGCATTTCACGTATTACAGAAATGATTGTTCCTCCAATGGCAATTATTTATATTGGTGTGGCAATTTTTGTTGTTATTAATAACTTCACTATGTTACCAAGCATTTTCACGGAAATATTTAACAGCGCATTTGGTTTAGACCAAGCCGTCGCTGGTGGTATTGGAGCAGCAATCAAGTTCGGAATTCAGCGCGGTTTATTCGCGACAGAAGCAGGTATGGGTAGCTCTCCTAACGCAGCAGCAACATCAGATGTATCTCACCCTGTAAAACAAGGACTTGTTCAAGCATTAGGTGTTTTCGTAGATACATTCTTAGTATGTACATCAACAGCATTTATCGTATTATGTTCTGGACTTTACAAAGGATCGAATTTAGAAGGTATTGAACTAACTCAACAAGCATTAAGTTCACAAATTGGACCGTGGGCAAGCACTTTCTTAGCGATTATTATTTTCCTATTCGCGTTCAGCTCTTTACTAGGAAACTACTATTATGGTGAAACGAATATCGCATTCATTAAAGAAAGCAAAACATGGTTAATGATTTATCGCGTTGCAGTTGTCGGAATGGTATTCTTCGGATCAATCGCTGCCCTTAAAACAGTTTGGAGTTTAGCTGATTTATTCATGGGACTAATGGTATTCACAAACTTAATTGCCATCTCATTCCTAAGCAAGTTCGCCTACGCAGCATTAGTAGACTATATTAAGCAAAAGAAACAAGGAAAAGACCCTGTTTTCATTGCAAGTTCTATCCCTGGCTTACAGAATACAGAGTGCTGGGATGGACAGGATGTAGAAGAAAAACAGAAGGCTGTATAA
- a CDS encoding TIGR00730 family Rossman fold protein, translating into MFAGSNLGERPEFKEQAIELGKMFVENDYELVYGGSCVGLMGEVANEVLRLGGRVTGVMPRGLFRGEIVHTGLTELIEVETMHERKAKMAELADAFIAMPGGYGTFEELFEVVCWSQIGIHSKPVGLLNIKDFYGPILQMVERAAEEGFMNPSNRELIVSAETADALIHKIQNYERPVLGTKWKQLS; encoded by the coding sequence GTGTTTGCAGGTTCAAATTTAGGGGAGAGACCAGAGTTCAAAGAGCAGGCAATTGAATTAGGTAAAATGTTTGTTGAGAACGACTATGAGCTTGTATATGGAGGTTCATGCGTCGGATTAATGGGAGAAGTAGCAAACGAAGTACTTCGCTTAGGTGGTCGTGTGACAGGTGTTATGCCGCGCGGTCTATTCCGAGGAGAAATTGTTCATACAGGGTTAACAGAATTAATTGAAGTAGAAACGATGCATGAACGTAAAGCGAAAATGGCAGAGCTTGCGGATGCTTTTATTGCAATGCCAGGCGGATATGGAACCTTTGAAGAGCTATTTGAAGTTGTATGTTGGTCACAAATTGGTATACATAGTAAGCCAGTTGGTTTATTGAACATAAAAGATTTCTACGGACCAATTCTGCAAATGGTTGAACGTGCAGCAGAAGAAGGATTTATGAATCCATCGAATAGAGAGTTAATCGTTTCAGCTGAGACGGCAGATGCACTCATTCATAAGATACAAAATTACGAGCGTCCTGTTTTAGGAACGAAGTGGAAGCAACTATCATAA